A window from Sinorhizobium fredii encodes these proteins:
- a CDS encoding class I SAM-dependent RNA methyltransferase, giving the protein MSTEIVTISRLGAQGDGIAQTEAGPVYAPFTLPGETVALAVNKAHGTLISLKEASPERTEPKCRHFGPDGINGTCGGCTLQHASDPLYHAFKRNLVIDALKSKGLTPEVAPLIVARPGERRRAVFTARRTEKELLLGFNQAQSHHIVAIGECPITSPGIVSRLATIRKIAAAMASSTEPFRITVLETDTGLDLAFEDIKLGDRQRRSTVEAVLGERGIARVSLNGEIIIEPVKPLIDFGGVSVSPPPGAFTQATRPAEEAMAKLVLGHVGKAKRVADLFAGIGTFALRIARTSRVHAVEGEDKALKALDFAARNTQGLKPVTVEKRDLFRRPMMAQELKVFDAVVFDPPRAGGEAQCHELARSGVKKIAAVSCNPVTLARDLSILVAAGYRITSVTPIDQFLWSAHVETVATLEK; this is encoded by the coding sequence ATGAGCACAGAGATCGTCACCATCAGCCGTCTCGGGGCCCAGGGCGACGGCATTGCGCAGACCGAAGCGGGCCCCGTCTACGCGCCCTTCACCCTGCCCGGCGAAACCGTCGCGCTGGCCGTCAACAAGGCACATGGCACGCTGATTTCGCTGAAAGAGGCTTCCCCGGAGCGGACCGAACCGAAGTGTCGGCATTTCGGCCCGGACGGCATCAACGGCACCTGCGGCGGCTGCACCCTGCAGCACGCCTCCGACCCGCTCTACCACGCCTTCAAGCGCAATCTCGTCATCGACGCCTTGAAGTCGAAAGGCCTGACGCCCGAGGTCGCTCCATTGATCGTCGCCCGGCCCGGCGAGCGCCGGCGCGCCGTGTTCACGGCCCGGCGGACCGAAAAGGAACTGCTGCTCGGCTTCAACCAGGCGCAAAGCCATCATATCGTCGCGATCGGCGAATGTCCCATCACCAGCCCGGGCATCGTCTCGCGGCTCGCGACCATCCGCAAGATCGCGGCGGCTATGGCGTCGAGCACCGAACCGTTCCGGATCACCGTGCTCGAGACCGATACCGGCCTCGACCTCGCCTTCGAAGACATCAAGCTCGGCGACCGTCAGCGACGTTCGACCGTGGAAGCCGTTCTCGGCGAGCGGGGCATCGCGCGCGTCAGCCTGAACGGCGAGATCATCATCGAACCGGTCAAGCCACTGATCGATTTCGGCGGCGTATCGGTTTCGCCGCCGCCCGGCGCCTTCACCCAGGCCACACGGCCGGCGGAGGAGGCGATGGCGAAGCTCGTGCTCGGGCATGTCGGCAAGGCGAAGCGCGTGGCCGATCTCTTCGCCGGCATCGGCACCTTTGCGCTTCGGATCGCCCGGACCAGCCGAGTGCATGCCGTCGAGGGTGAGGACAAGGCGCTGAAGGCGCTCGACTTCGCCGCACGCAACACACAAGGGCTGAAGCCGGTGACGGTCGAGAAGCGCGACCTTTTCCGCCGGCCGATGATGGCGCAGGAACTGAAGGTCTTCGACGCCGTCGTCTTCGACCCGCCCCGGGCCGGCGGCGAGGCGCAATGCCACGAACTCGCCCGCTCGGGCGTGAAGAAAATCGCCGCGGTCTCCTGCAACCCGGTGACGCTTGCGCGGGATCTCTCGATCCTCGTTGCCGCCGGCTACCGCATTACATCGGTGACCCCCATCG
- a CDS encoding TlyA family RNA methyltransferase — protein sequence MSDSKQSILRLDQLLLNKGLVASRARARDAIQRGTVKVDGRTVTKPAAAFTENAAITIDDPAQAYVSRAALKLVAALAHFGFDPAGRTCLDVGASTGGFTEVLLKHGAAHVVAVDVGHGQMHPRIAEDPRVTNIEGLNARAMTADDIGNRAIGFVVSDVSFISIKLALPPALSLAEPGSNCILLVKPQFEAGRDAISKAGLLKAPESAPAVAAELERWLVEDMGWQSLGLVPSPIAGGDGNREFLLAGLKR from the coding sequence ATGTCCGATAGCAAGCAAAGCATCCTCCGCCTCGACCAGTTGCTCCTGAACAAGGGCCTGGTCGCCAGCCGCGCCCGCGCGCGGGACGCGATCCAGCGCGGCACCGTCAAGGTCGACGGGCGCACCGTGACCAAGCCCGCCGCCGCCTTTACGGAAAACGCAGCGATCACCATCGATGACCCGGCGCAGGCCTATGTCTCCCGGGCCGCATTGAAGCTCGTTGCCGCGCTCGCCCATTTCGGCTTCGATCCGGCAGGTCGGACCTGCCTCGATGTCGGCGCCTCGACGGGCGGCTTTACCGAGGTGCTGTTGAAGCACGGCGCCGCGCATGTGGTAGCGGTCGATGTCGGCCACGGGCAGATGCACCCGCGTATCGCGGAAGATCCGCGCGTCACCAATATCGAAGGGCTGAATGCCCGCGCGATGACAGCGGACGACATCGGTAACCGGGCGATTGGCTTCGTCGTCTCCGACGTCTCATTCATTTCGATCAAGCTGGCACTGCCGCCGGCGCTGTCTTTGGCCGAGCCGGGCTCCAATTGTATCCTGCTCGTGAAGCCGCAATTCGAGGCCGGACGCGACGCAATCAGCAAGGCCGGGCTCCTCAAGGCCCCGGAGAGCGCCCCGGCCGTGGCGGCCGAACTCGAACGCTGGCTCGTGGAGGACATGGGCTGGCAAAGCCTTGGCCTCGTCCCCTCGCCCATTGCCGGCGGCGACGGCAACAGGGAGTTTCTGCTTGCGGGGCTGAAGCGATGA
- the dxs gene encoding 1-deoxy-D-xylulose-5-phosphate synthase: MTQLPTNPMPATPLLDKVNVPDDLKRIDDKDLPQLASELRAEMIDAVSRTGGHLGAGLGVVELTIAIHKVFDTPHDRLIFDVGHQCYPHKILTGRRDRIRTLRQEGGLSGFTRRAESEYDPFGAAHSSTSISAGLGMAVAADLDGKSRNVIAVIGDGALSAGMAYEALNNAGALDARLIVILNDNDMSIAPPTGAMSAYLARLASGRTYMGIREVGKKLTAYLGKTVDRAITRAVEHARGYVTGGTLFEEMGFYHIGPIDGHSFDHLLPVLRNVRDNARGPVLIHVVTQKGKGYPPAEAAADKYHGVNKFDVITGAQAKAKPNAPAYTSVFADALVQEASLDDKIVAITAAMPSGTGLDRFAAVHPSRCFDVGIAEQHAVTFAAGLAAEGYKPFAALYSTFLQRAYDQVVHDVAIQGLPVRFPIDRAGFVGADGPTHAGSFDTTYLASLPGFVVMAAADEAELKHMVRTAAGYDDGPISFRYPRGEGVGVELPERGEILQIGKGRIIKEGTKVALLSFGTRLADSLLAAEDLDAAGLSTTVADARFAKPLDQELIRQLARHHEVLITIEEGAIGGFASHVLHFLAEEGLLDGGLKVRPMVLPDIWMEQAKPESMYAQAGLDRAGIVSTVFKALGQKQSVDLGAAG, encoded by the coding sequence GTGACACAACTGCCCACCAATCCGATGCCGGCGACCCCGCTGCTCGACAAGGTCAATGTCCCCGACGATCTGAAGAGGATCGACGACAAGGACCTGCCGCAGCTGGCGAGCGAACTGCGTGCGGAAATGATCGATGCGGTGTCGCGCACCGGCGGCCATCTCGGCGCCGGCCTCGGCGTCGTCGAACTGACGATCGCCATCCACAAGGTCTTCGACACGCCGCACGACCGGCTGATCTTCGACGTCGGCCACCAGTGCTACCCCCACAAGATCCTGACCGGGCGGCGCGACCGCATCCGCACGCTGCGTCAAGAAGGCGGTCTTTCCGGCTTCACCCGGCGCGCCGAGAGCGAATACGACCCGTTCGGCGCGGCGCATTCGTCGACCTCGATCTCCGCCGGCCTCGGCATGGCGGTCGCTGCCGATCTCGACGGCAAGAGCCGCAATGTCATCGCCGTCATCGGCGACGGCGCGCTGTCGGCCGGGATGGCCTATGAGGCGCTCAACAATGCCGGCGCGCTCGATGCCCGGCTGATCGTCATCCTCAACGACAACGACATGTCGATCGCCCCGCCGACCGGCGCCATGAGCGCCTATCTGGCACGGCTTGCCTCCGGTCGGACCTATATGGGCATCCGCGAGGTCGGCAAGAAGCTGACCGCCTATCTCGGCAAGACGGTCGACCGGGCGATCACCCGCGCCGTCGAGCATGCGCGCGGCTATGTCACCGGCGGCACCCTCTTCGAGGAGATGGGCTTCTACCATATCGGCCCGATCGACGGTCACTCCTTCGACCATCTGCTGCCGGTCTTGCGCAACGTCCGCGACAATGCGCGCGGACCGGTGCTGATTCATGTGGTAACGCAGAAGGGCAAGGGCTATCCGCCGGCCGAGGCCGCCGCCGACAAATATCATGGCGTCAACAAGTTCGACGTGATCACCGGCGCCCAGGCGAAGGCCAAGCCGAACGCGCCGGCCTACACGTCCGTCTTCGCCGATGCGCTGGTGCAGGAGGCTAGCCTCGACGACAAGATCGTGGCGATCACCGCCGCCATGCCGTCCGGCACCGGGCTCGACCGGTTTGCGGCCGTGCATCCGTCGCGCTGCTTCGACGTCGGCATCGCCGAGCAGCACGCGGTGACCTTCGCCGCCGGCCTTGCCGCGGAAGGATACAAGCCCTTTGCGGCGCTCTATTCGACCTTCCTGCAGCGCGCCTACGACCAAGTCGTGCACGACGTGGCGATCCAGGGCCTGCCGGTGCGCTTCCCGATCGACCGGGCCGGTTTCGTCGGCGCCGACGGGCCGACCCATGCCGGCTCTTTCGACACGACCTATCTCGCCTCGCTGCCGGGCTTCGTGGTGATGGCGGCCGCCGACGAGGCGGAACTGAAGCACATGGTACGCACCGCCGCGGGCTATGACGACGGCCCGATCTCGTTCCGCTATCCGCGCGGCGAAGGCGTCGGCGTCGAGCTTCCTGAACGGGGTGAGATTCTTCAGATCGGCAAGGGGCGGATCATCAAAGAGGGCACCAAGGTGGCGCTGCTTTCCTTCGGAACGCGGCTCGCGGACAGTCTGCTGGCGGCCGAGGACCTGGATGCCGCCGGCCTTTCGACAACGGTTGCCGATGCGCGCTTCGCCAAGCCGCTCGACCAGGAACTGATCCGCCAGCTTGCACGTCACCACGAGGTGCTGATCACCATCGAGGAAGGCGCCATCGGCGGCTTCGCCAGCCATGTGCTGCACTTCCTGGCGGAGGAAGGCCTGCTCGACGGCGGCCTCAAAGTCCGGCCGATGGTGCTGCCGGACATCTGGATGGAGCAGGCAAAGCCCGAATCCATGTATGCCCAGGCCGGCCTCGACCGGGCCGGCATCGTATCGACCGTTTTCAAGGCGCTCGGCCAGAAGCAGTCGGTGGATCTCGGCGCGGCCGGCTAG
- a CDS encoding pirin family protein translates to MSFFPGPDPLAGDKPACDAIEHLIIPRTSDIGGLEVRRALPTARRRLVGPFIFFDRMGPALLRAGQAIDVRPHPHIGLSTVTYLFDGEIKHRDSLGTEMVIRPGDVNLMTAGRGIVHSERSPESQRGRERSLSGLQTWLALPDDKEEVDPVFAHTEEHMLPHLADGGVRARVVIGNFEGAASPVSTFTHTIYVDLSIEAGRSAPFAAQWEERAIYILSGEAIIAGDHFADNQLLVFRPGDEITITAGPSGCHVMLFGGAALGSPRHIWWNFVSSSKERIDKAKEEWASGRFDIVPGDEEEFIPLPAS, encoded by the coding sequence ATGTCCTTTTTTCCCGGTCCCGATCCGCTCGCCGGCGACAAGCCGGCCTGCGACGCCATAGAACATCTGATCATCCCGCGCACCAGCGACATCGGCGGCCTAGAAGTGCGTCGGGCGCTTCCGACGGCGCGGCGGCGGCTCGTCGGCCCGTTCATCTTCTTCGACCGCATGGGACCGGCGCTGCTGCGGGCCGGCCAGGCGATCGACGTGCGTCCGCATCCGCATATCGGCCTGTCGACGGTCACCTATCTCTTCGACGGCGAGATCAAGCACCGCGACAGCCTCGGCACCGAAATGGTCATTCGCCCCGGCGACGTGAACCTGATGACTGCAGGGCGCGGCATTGTCCATTCGGAACGCTCGCCGGAAAGCCAGCGCGGCCGTGAGCGCTCGCTTTCCGGTTTGCAGACCTGGCTGGCGCTGCCCGATGACAAGGAAGAAGTCGATCCAGTCTTCGCCCATACCGAGGAACACATGCTGCCGCATCTTGCCGACGGAGGCGTTCGCGCGCGCGTGGTCATCGGCAATTTCGAAGGGGCTGCTTCGCCCGTCTCGACCTTCACGCACACTATTTATGTGGATCTGTCGATCGAGGCCGGCCGCAGCGCTCCCTTTGCCGCCCAATGGGAGGAACGCGCCATCTATATTCTCTCGGGCGAAGCGATAATTGCGGGCGACCATTTCGCCGACAACCAGCTTCTCGTCTTCCGGCCCGGCGACGAGATCACCATCACGGCGGGGCCGTCCGGCTGTCACGTGATGCTCTTCGGCGGAGCTGCACTCGGCTCGCCACGGCATATCTGGTGGAACTTCGTGTCCTCATCGAAGGAGCGCATCGACAAGGCGAAGGAAGAATGGGCGAGCGGCCGCTTCGACATCGTGCCGGGCGACGAGGAGGAGTTCATTCCCCTGCCGGCAAGCTAA
- a CDS encoding exodeoxyribonuclease VII small subunit, giving the protein MNNDNTQADVSALSFEQAVEELERIVSALERGDVALDKSIEIYERGEALKKHCETLLKAAEDRIEKIRLDRNGKPQAVEPLDAE; this is encoded by the coding sequence ATGAACAACGACAATACGCAGGCGGACGTCTCCGCCCTCTCCTTCGAGCAGGCCGTCGAGGAGCTGGAGCGGATCGTCTCCGCGCTCGAACGCGGCGATGTGGCGCTCGACAAATCGATCGAAATCTATGAGCGCGGCGAGGCGCTGAAGAAGCATTGCGAGACGCTGCTGAAGGCGGCCGAGGACCGCATCGAGAAAATCCGCCTCGATCGCAACGGCAAGCCGCAAGCTGTGGAGCCGCTCGACGCGGAATAG
- a CDS encoding histone deacetylase family protein, producing the protein MTTHLYENALFQEHKVPEGHPERPDRLRALNLALEHPNFAPLTRIEASKGSEDLVLLAHSEEHLRSITRAMPDEDINQIEADTYASPSSFVAALTGIGGAVAAIDAVFAGEADNAFVAARPPGHHAEKNKAMGFCFFNTIAIAARHAQKAHGVERVAIVDWDVHHGNGTQDIFWNDPSVLFCSTHQMPLYPGTGAKEETGVKHNIVNAPLSPNSGSEHFRDAFRSRVLAALDNFRPDLVLISAGFDAHYRDPLAQINLVAEDFDWATGRLMEAAGRSAGNRVVSMLEGGYDLQGLAESAGMHILRLMRG; encoded by the coding sequence ATGACCACGCATCTCTATGAAAATGCCCTCTTCCAGGAACACAAAGTTCCGGAGGGGCACCCGGAGCGACCGGATCGGCTGAGGGCGCTGAACCTCGCGCTGGAGCATCCGAATTTCGCGCCGCTCACGCGTATCGAGGCGTCGAAGGGCAGCGAGGACCTGGTGCTGCTTGCCCATTCCGAGGAGCACCTCAGGTCGATCACCCGGGCGATGCCGGACGAGGACATCAACCAGATCGAAGCCGATACCTATGCGAGCCCGTCAAGCTTCGTGGCGGCGCTGACCGGCATCGGCGGCGCCGTCGCCGCCATCGACGCGGTATTCGCCGGCGAGGCCGACAACGCCTTCGTCGCGGCCCGCCCGCCGGGCCACCATGCCGAGAAGAACAAGGCGATGGGCTTCTGCTTCTTCAACACGATCGCGATTGCCGCGCGCCATGCACAGAAGGCGCACGGCGTCGAGCGGGTCGCCATCGTCGACTGGGACGTGCACCATGGCAACGGCACGCAGGACATTTTCTGGAACGACCCGTCGGTGTTGTTCTGCTCTACCCACCAGATGCCGCTCTATCCGGGCACCGGCGCCAAAGAAGAAACCGGCGTCAAGCACAATATCGTCAATGCGCCGCTCTCCCCCAATAGCGGCAGCGAGCACTTCCGCGATGCGTTCCGAAGCCGCGTTCTTGCTGCTCTCGACAATTTCCGGCCGGACCTCGTCTTGATCTCCGCCGGTTTCGACGCGCACTACCGCGATCCTCTGGCGCAGATCAATCTTGTGGCGGAGGACTTCGACTGGGCGACCGGACGCCTCATGGAGGCCGCCGGCAGGAGCGCCGGCAACCGAGTGGTGAGCATGCTCGAGGGCGGCTATGACCTGCAGGGGCTCGCCGAATCGGCCGGCATGCACATACTGAGACTGATGAGAGGGTAA
- a CDS encoding zinc-dependent alcohol dehydrogenase family protein, with protein MRSTLVRQFGDPEQVIEIVDAARVEPGSGEVEVEISLAAINPSDLIPVTGAYRARTELPFVPGFEGVGIVRRVGTGVHQLKPGDRVVPIGASGLWQQFLVRPAEWCFAVPDDVSDTQAAMSYVNPLTALRLVEALRLHFGSLQGRSVGVTAAGSAIGGMLMKLLTLEGVVPTAVLRSDKSRTCVGEGYSIVVTDGSDLPAGARFDAVLDAVGGTLAAELISRTIHRGGAFIQYGALSGIPVPQAAIAGRPDFRFAFLWLRTWVHSAGRDALEAAFARSFAGLRDGLFASPVAATYPLSRHREALAHQSDPLRNGKILLDPRC; from the coding sequence ATGCGCTCCACTCTCGTTAGACAGTTTGGCGATCCCGAACAAGTCATCGAGATCGTCGACGCCGCCCGCGTCGAGCCGGGGTCCGGCGAGGTCGAGGTCGAGATCTCGCTTGCGGCGATCAACCCATCGGACCTGATCCCGGTGACCGGCGCCTATCGCGCCCGCACCGAACTGCCCTTCGTGCCCGGCTTCGAGGGCGTCGGCATCGTCCGTCGCGTCGGAACGGGCGTGCACCAGCTGAAACCCGGAGACCGGGTGGTTCCGATCGGCGCCAGCGGGCTGTGGCAGCAATTCCTCGTCCGCCCGGCCGAATGGTGCTTTGCCGTGCCGGACGATGTGAGCGACACGCAAGCGGCAATGAGCTACGTCAACCCGTTGACGGCGCTGCGGCTCGTCGAGGCGCTGCGCCTGCATTTCGGCTCTCTCCAGGGCCGCAGCGTCGGCGTGACGGCCGCGGGTTCGGCGATCGGCGGCATGCTGATGAAGTTGCTGACGTTGGAAGGCGTTGTGCCAACAGCGGTCCTTCGCAGCGACAAGAGCCGCACCTGTGTCGGCGAGGGATATTCGATTGTCGTGACCGACGGCAGCGACCTTCCGGCAGGGGCAAGGTTTGACGCGGTGCTCGATGCGGTTGGCGGGACGTTGGCCGCCGAGCTGATCAGCCGGACCATCCATCGAGGCGGGGCCTTCATCCAGTATGGCGCGCTCAGCGGCATTCCGGTCCCGCAGGCAGCGATCGCCGGCCGCCCCGACTTTCGCTTCGCCTTCCTCTGGCTGCGAACCTGGGTCCACTCCGCCGGGCGCGACGCCCTCGAGGCAGCCTTTGCCCGAAGCTTTGCGGGCCTTCGCGACGGGCTGTTCGCGAGCCCGGTCGCCGCAACCTATCCGTTGAGCCGGCATCGCGAAGCCTTGGCACACCAGTCCGATCCGCTCCGCAACGGCAAGATCCTGCTCGATCCGCGCTGTTGA
- a CDS encoding acyl-CoA thioesterase, translating to MDGTERENVTEIRIPFRDIDMHGHMHNAAYYAHAEAALANLWRHRPPTKNEPAYLVRRSACLFHRGLRFDEPARFTVTVAKIGGSSVTFAVRIEAGAHLAAEVEIVWVAVDPTRHQPVPLPAATRDWLAGYAV from the coding sequence ATGGACGGCACAGAGCGGGAAAATGTCACGGAAATCCGTATTCCGTTTCGCGATATAGACATGCATGGCCACATGCACAATGCGGCCTACTATGCGCATGCCGAGGCGGCACTGGCCAATCTCTGGCGGCATCGCCCGCCGACGAAGAACGAGCCGGCCTATCTGGTGCGCCGCTCTGCCTGCCTCTTTCATCGCGGCTTGCGTTTCGATGAGCCGGCCCGCTTCACCGTCACCGTGGCGAAGATCGGTGGCAGTTCGGTGACCTTTGCGGTGCGCATCGAGGCTGGCGCCCATCTGGCGGCGGAGGTGGAAATCGTGTGGGTCGCCGTCGATCCGACTCGGCATCAGCCGGTGCCGCTGCCGGCCGCGACGCGCGACTGGCTCGCCGGCTATGCGGTGTGA